The nucleotide window CGGTCTGGCTGTCTTATGATTCACTCCCTGATTCCGTGCTGTCGTCGTCGGTGAGCATGGTTTCGAGCATGTTGACCTCGTTGTCGTCGAGGTCCTCGACGTCCATGTCCGCGAGGTCATCGTAGTCGTCCGCGCCGACCGTGGTACCGAGTTCGATGATCTCCTCTCGGGTCAGGTCGCCGAGGAACGCTCCGACTTCGGTGTCACTGTTCTCGTCACGTTCGAGGTCGATCTCGTCACCATTGGATTCGAGGTCGAGACCACCGTCTTCCTCGACATCGAGGTTCTCGCCACTGTGTTCGATGTCGTGGTCATCGGTTTCGAATTCGGTCTCGTCTTCGTCGCTCTCGAATTCGGTGTCGTCGTCGTGGTCTTCGACATCGACATCGTCATCGCTCTGCTCGATGTCGCGGTCGTCATCCTCGAACTCGACTTCGTCGCCGTCGTTCTCGAAGTCGACACCGTCGTCGGTGTCGACTTCGAGGTCGTCGTCATCCTGTTCGATCTCCTGCTCGTCGGTCTCGAAGTCAAGATCGCCGTTGTTCTCGAACTCGAATTCTTCGCCTTCGACGTCGACATCGTCACCGTTGTGTTCGATGTCGTGTTCGTCGTCGGCCTCGAGTTCGTGGTCGTCGCCGTCGCTCTCTAAGTCGAGGTTATTCCGTTCATTCTCGACTTCGAGGTCGTCGCCGTCCTGTTCGATCTCGCTCTCGTCGGTATCGATGTCGACATCGTCACCGTCGAGGTCGATG belongs to Haloferax mediterranei ATCC 33500 and includes:
- a CDS encoding putative sodium/potassium/calcium exchanger translates to MITAGGAMSVAADHQSDGDVDIDTEDGEIEHSGDDAEVEDDDDDLDFESNQDDREADVEFDDSEIEQDDDDLEVEDDDDDFDFESHDGGDDVDVETDDHEIEQDDDDVEVEDDENDLDFESEEDGDRADIEFDDVEIEQDNSRLEVEDDTDGHDLDYEAEDDDLDVEHDEAEIEKHGDEADVESDTIDYENDGSLDLETEDAGDIDIDLDGDDVDIDTDESEIEQDGDDLEVENERNNLDLESDGDDHELEADDEHDIEHNGDDVDVEGEEFEFENNGDLDFETDEQEIEQDDDDLEVDTDDGVDFENDGDEVEFEDDDRDIEQSDDDVDVEDHDDDTEFESDEDETEFETDDHDIEHSGENLDVEEDGGLDLESNGDEIDLERDENSDTEVGAFLGDLTREEIIELGTTVGADDYDDLADMDVEDLDDNEVNMLETMLTDDDSTESGSES